From Alteribacter keqinensis, one genomic window encodes:
- a CDS encoding YjiH family protein gives MKADHAHYQEKFAETKSKGYTLRQYLTFIIPSLIGILLFLVPMSINGTVTIGLGVMADGMQNALGGSLPVILVGVLAISGVASLLASFAPASVMDKYPGISAVFRVPPFWLTLRLVGGVFAVMTLMEWGPALIGHEFTGGVVLYDLLPVLAVWFLFASLFMPLLLEYGLMDFIGTLVRKVMQPLFKLPGRSSVDAMASWMGSGTVGVLLTTKQYEDGYYSKREAAVVATNFSIASIAFSLVIANVIGIEHRFVEFYFTVIVAGLAAAVICPRIPPLSWKKDTYYEPVGQKINEETPSDVSTFKWAVTQGVEKAQSVKSVQSVAVKGVRNVVDIWVGLLPLVMALGTVALIVAEFTPVFNILSAPLVPVLELLRLPEAEAAAPAMIVGFADMFLPAVIGSGIESELTRFVIGVLSLTQLIYMSEIGILLIRSKIPLTITELAVIFIQRTLITLPIAALMAHLFFF, from the coding sequence ATGAAGGCAGATCATGCGCACTATCAGGAGAAATTTGCAGAAACAAAATCAAAAGGATATACACTCCGGCAGTACTTAACCTTTATTATTCCTTCGTTAATAGGAATTCTGCTTTTCCTCGTTCCTATGTCCATAAACGGCACAGTAACGATCGGACTCGGGGTTATGGCGGACGGAATGCAAAACGCCCTGGGTGGTTCCCTTCCTGTTATACTGGTTGGTGTACTTGCAATTTCGGGAGTTGCGAGTTTGCTGGCTTCCTTTGCACCGGCTTCTGTGATGGATAAGTATCCCGGGATTTCAGCTGTTTTCCGGGTTCCTCCGTTCTGGCTCACGCTCAGGCTTGTTGGCGGCGTGTTTGCGGTCATGACCCTGATGGAGTGGGGGCCGGCACTCATCGGCCACGAGTTTACGGGCGGGGTGGTATTATATGATCTTTTACCCGTACTTGCGGTTTGGTTCTTGTTTGCAAGTTTATTCATGCCTTTGCTGCTTGAATACGGCTTGATGGATTTTATCGGAACCCTTGTGAGAAAGGTGATGCAACCTTTATTCAAGCTGCCGGGCCGCTCATCGGTGGATGCAATGGCGTCCTGGATGGGAAGCGGGACGGTCGGCGTGCTGCTTACAACAAAGCAGTATGAAGACGGGTATTATTCCAAGAGGGAAGCAGCGGTAGTAGCGACGAACTTTTCTATTGCATCCATCGCCTTTAGTCTGGTGATTGCAAATGTGATCGGAATTGAACACCGTTTTGTTGAATTTTACTTTACTGTTATTGTGGCAGGGCTTGCGGCTGCGGTGATCTGTCCGCGTATTCCCCCGCTGTCCTGGAAAAAAGATACGTACTACGAACCGGTGGGTCAGAAAATTAATGAAGAAACTCCGAGTGATGTGTCCACGTTTAAGTGGGCGGTCACACAGGGGGTTGAGAAGGCGCAGAGTGTGAAAAGTGTCCAGTCTGTAGCTGTAAAAGGAGTGCGCAACGTTGTAGACATCTGGGTCGGACTGCTGCCTCTTGTGATGGCGCTTGGAACGGTAGCGTTGATCGTGGCGGAGTTTACGCCGGTATTTAACATTTTGTCAGCGCCCCTTGTGCCGGTTCTGGAACTGTTGCGCCTGCCGGAAGCGGAGGCTGCGGCACCGGCGATGATCGTCGGATTTGCGGACATGTTCCTGCCGGCAGTGATCGGAAGCGGGATTGAATCTGAGCTGACTCGGTTTGTGATTGGGGTACTTTCTCTGACACAGCTGATTTATATGTCTGAAATCGGGATCTTGCTGATCCGTTCAAAGATACCACTAACTATTACAGAACTTGCTGTGATCTTTATTCAGCGAACACTCATTACGCTGCCGATTGCGGCGCTTATGGCACATCTGTTTTTCTTTTAA